In Alkalihalobacillus sp. TS-13, the following are encoded in one genomic region:
- the cobD gene encoding threonine-phosphate decarboxylase CobD → MDWPSHGSNPKNLYEAIALPMPEEIIDFSANINPLGPLSELKEKWKDMFLRIIDYPDPHATSLRKGIAEIEQVDPQSILIGNGGAELISLITRLLAGKNVLIVQPAFSEYEKSCRVNECNISYHQLEDPFWQLDIDQLLPKLEEVDALFLCNPNNPTGVQYRFEMVLALIDACKETQCQIILDEAFYDMLEDYRSFIPYIKKFENLIIIRSMTKMYAVPGLRLGYMVAHPEIIHRVEKFQTHWSVNSLALAAGEVFIQNTSFLHETRQYISEERRKLFAFFSKEGYRFSPTEVNFYLFRDPDCEDQLPLFRHLLEQGIVPRHTFNFSGLDGNWLRFAIKSSCENNELIKVLKKWKQPHT, encoded by the coding sequence ATGGACTGGCCATCTCATGGTTCTAATCCAAAAAATCTATACGAAGCGATCGCTCTCCCAATGCCAGAGGAGATTATTGATTTCAGTGCAAACATCAACCCGTTGGGACCGCTTTCTGAATTGAAGGAAAAATGGAAGGATATGTTTCTTAGAATCATAGATTATCCTGATCCACATGCAACTTCTCTAAGAAAGGGCATTGCTGAAATTGAACAGGTGGATCCGCAGTCCATTCTGATCGGTAACGGTGGTGCAGAACTGATCAGCCTGATAACAAGGCTATTGGCAGGGAAAAACGTTCTAATTGTCCAGCCGGCTTTTTCAGAGTATGAGAAGAGCTGCCGCGTAAATGAATGCAACATCAGCTATCACCAGCTTGAGGATCCCTTTTGGCAATTGGATATTGATCAGCTTCTACCTAAACTTGAAGAAGTCGATGCTCTTTTTCTATGTAATCCCAACAATCCGACTGGGGTACAGTACCGGTTTGAAATGGTATTAGCATTGATTGATGCTTGTAAAGAAACACAATGCCAAATCATATTGGATGAAGCTTTTTATGACATGCTCGAGGACTATCGATCGTTCATCCCTTATATCAAGAAATTCGAAAACTTGATCATCATCCGGTCGATGACGAAAATGTACGCAGTCCCAGGACTGAGATTAGGTTATATGGTAGCTCATCCTGAAATCATACATCGAGTCGAGAAATTCCAAACACACTGGAGTGTAAATTCACTGGCGCTGGCTGCTGGAGAGGTTTTTATACAAAACACATCCTTTTTACATGAAACAAGACAATACATAAGTGAAGAACGTCGAAAATTATTTGCATTTTTCAGCAAAGAAGGGTACAGATTCTCTCCTACAGAGGTTAACTTTTATCTTTTTCGAGATCCTGATTGTGAAGATCAACTACCGTTATTTCGGCATTTGCTCGAACAAGGAATTGTCCCAAGGCATACATTCAATTTCTCAGGTTTGGATGGGAATTGGCTTCGTTTTGCCATCAAATCTTCATGTGAGAATAATGAGTTGATCAAGGTGTTGAAAAAATGGAAACAACCTCACACATGA
- a CDS encoding bifunctional adenosylcobinamide kinase/adenosylcobinamide-phosphate guanylyltransferase: METTSHMIFITGGVRSGKSSFAEKMAMEKAISKGRNLHYIATGLPSDTEMKLRIEKHKQQRHQCNQNWNTWEHPRNIGLLAENFTNKDILLLDCLTTLLNNELFSDETAQNNRMIGSILSGIERLRKNCDSLIIVSNEILNETLQANDLVLSYKKMLGHLHQEIVKYSDQAFLVESGVPILMKGGADERNHDSRDSF, encoded by the coding sequence ATGGAAACAACCTCACACATGATATTCATAACTGGCGGAGTTCGAAGCGGTAAAAGCAGTTTTGCTGAGAAGATGGCTATGGAAAAAGCGATTTCCAAGGGTAGAAACCTTCATTACATTGCAACAGGTTTACCTTCAGACACAGAGATGAAACTGCGGATTGAAAAGCATAAACAGCAAAGACATCAATGTAACCAGAACTGGAACACATGGGAGCATCCCCGAAATATTGGCTTGCTTGCTGAAAACTTTACGAACAAAGACATCTTGCTTCTCGATTGTTTGACGACGCTTTTGAATAATGAACTCTTCAGTGATGAAACTGCTCAAAACAACAGGATGATAGGTTCCATTTTAAGCGGAATCGAACGATTAAGGAAAAACTGTGATTCACTGATCATCGTCAGTAATGAAATCTTAAATGAAACCCTCCAGGCGAATGATCTTGTTCTTTCATATAAAAAAATGTTAGGGCACTTGCACCAAGAGATCGTGAAATATTCGGATCAAGCGTTTTTAGTCGAGTCTGGTGTTCCGATTTTGATGAAAGGAGGAGCCGATGAAAGGAATCATGATTCAAGGGACAGCTTCTGA
- a CDS encoding cobyric acid synthase, which produces MKGIMIQGTASDVGKSLLTTAICRLFANVGWKVAPFKSQNMSNNSYVTIHGEEIGRAQGIQAEAARTEASVWMNPILLKPRSDQQSEIILLGKSLETMSGRGYRDQFYEKGIEVIQSSLAYLEQHYDVLVIEGAGSPVEVNLKSRDLVNMKVAEMADVPVVLVADIDRGGIFASIIGTLELLAPEERERVRGLIINKFRGDISLFNDGIQWLEEKTGVPVLGVIPYIDHHGIDGEDSLSLQKQLPKSQNREIDLVVLHLPYVSNYSDIESFAYEPDVSIRWVGHGDEFGNPDAVIIPGTKSTINDLDYLKAVDLDRQIKDFSHKGGFLMGICGGYQMLGEFIIDEAGSDTGIIGKKVEGLRLISGQTVFHPVKDTKRVKGSIISRANGEDLLVEGYEIHLGKTTHAESEQNFIELENGRTEGFCNEDGTIIGTYLHHLFHNDDWRNEWLNRIRERKGLKIRSPIYAAHLKEERFDSLAERLKENLDWTLLKAIIFEVESNK; this is translated from the coding sequence ATGAAAGGAATCATGATTCAAGGGACAGCTTCTGATGTTGGCAAGAGTTTGTTGACCACCGCTATTTGTCGATTGTTTGCAAATGTAGGATGGAAGGTCGCTCCCTTCAAATCACAAAACATGTCTAATAATTCTTATGTCACCATTCATGGAGAAGAAATAGGGCGTGCTCAAGGAATTCAGGCTGAGGCAGCAAGAACGGAAGCATCTGTTTGGATGAACCCAATATTGTTGAAGCCGCGATCTGATCAGCAGTCTGAAATCATCCTTCTTGGAAAATCGCTCGAAACAATGTCTGGAAGAGGATATCGGGATCAGTTTTATGAAAAGGGAATAGAAGTCATTCAATCTTCACTTGCGTATTTGGAGCAACATTATGATGTCCTAGTCATTGAAGGTGCAGGCAGTCCGGTTGAAGTCAATTTGAAATCTCGTGATCTCGTCAACATGAAAGTGGCTGAAATGGCTGATGTGCCAGTCGTGCTGGTCGCGGACATCGATCGAGGCGGAATATTCGCAAGTATCATTGGAACGCTTGAGTTACTGGCACCAGAAGAACGGGAGAGGGTCCGTGGATTGATCATCAATAAGTTCCGAGGAGATATTAGCTTATTCAATGATGGGATTCAATGGCTTGAAGAAAAGACAGGGGTTCCTGTTCTAGGTGTTATTCCCTATATCGACCATCATGGGATTGATGGTGAAGACTCCTTATCTTTACAGAAACAATTACCCAAATCCCAGAACAGAGAAATCGATTTAGTCGTCTTGCACCTTCCTTATGTCTCGAATTACAGTGATATCGAATCGTTCGCTTATGAACCGGATGTCTCTATCCGTTGGGTCGGACATGGAGATGAGTTCGGAAATCCTGACGCCGTCATCATTCCTGGCACGAAAAGCACAATTAATGACTTAGATTACTTGAAGGCCGTTGATCTCGATCGTCAGATAAAAGATTTTTCCCATAAAGGCGGGTTTCTGATGGGCATTTGTGGTGGTTATCAAATGCTTGGTGAGTTCATCATTGATGAAGCCGGGTCGGATACTGGAATCATTGGTAAAAAAGTTGAAGGATTGAGACTTATTTCAGGACAAACTGTTTTTCATCCGGTTAAAGATACGAAGAGAGTGAAGGGATCAATAATCTCCAGGGCTAACGGAGAAGACCTATTGGTTGAAGGTTATGAAATCCACTTAGGAAAAACAACACACGCTGAATCAGAGCAAAATTTCATTGAACTTGAAAATGGCCGGACGGAGGGGTTCTGTAATGAAGATGGGACCATTATCGGAACCTATCTTCATCATTTATTCCATAATGATGATTGGAGAAATGAATGGTTGAACCGGATTCGTGAACGTAAAGGATTAAAGATTAGATCACCTATCTATGCTGCTCATCTGAAAGAAGAACGGTTTGATTCCCTTGCCGAACGACTAAAAGAGAACCTTGACTGGACTCTTTTGAAAGCAATCATCTTTGAAGTGGAGAGCAATAAATGA
- the cobS gene encoding adenosylcobinamide-GDP ribazoletransferase, producing the protein MKHLYGFMINLQFFTMIPIPVEIRMDDDHLKKAVKTFALLGLFQGFIYSLTIFILFYWTPLSNFAIAFILWLVMILLTGGIHLDGWMDASDAYFSYSSIEKRLEIMKDPRTGAFGVVSVIVLLGAKFLFIYEIVSGITLTSYLLIIILPFLSKGLMGLLLMTVPLAKEEGLAYHFRKAGDSSMRLVYSVYWIGITGLVSLIDFGTLFPIMIMFIVVMVCFILLRSKTVKWFGGITGDVLGASVEGVELMLWMTIWLLHYSVMV; encoded by the coding sequence ATGAAGCATTTGTATGGTTTTATGATCAATTTGCAATTCTTTACGATGATTCCCATACCTGTGGAAATTAGGATGGATGATGACCACTTGAAAAAAGCAGTAAAAACCTTCGCGCTGTTAGGGTTGTTTCAAGGTTTTATATATTCATTAACTATCTTTATTCTCTTTTATTGGACACCTCTTTCAAATTTTGCAATTGCATTCATACTCTGGCTCGTGATGATCCTTTTGACAGGCGGAATCCATCTTGATGGCTGGATGGATGCGAGCGACGCTTATTTTTCATATTCCAGTATCGAGAAACGGCTTGAGATCATGAAGGATCCGCGGACCGGCGCATTCGGAGTAGTTTCAGTCATTGTATTATTAGGTGCAAAATTTTTGTTCATTTATGAAATCGTATCTGGGATTACACTTACATCTTATCTATTGATCATTATTCTTCCTTTTTTAAGTAAAGGGCTGATGGGGCTTCTTCTTATGACAGTACCTCTAGCCAAAGAAGAGGGGCTTGCTTACCATTTTAGAAAAGCTGGAGACTCTTCTATGCGATTGGTTTATTCTGTCTATTGGATAGGGATCACCGGACTCGTTTCGTTGATTGATTTTGGAACGCTTTTTCCCATTATGATCATGTTCATCGTTGTAATGGTTTGTTTCATTCTCCTACGTTCAAAAACTGTCAAATGGTTCGGCGGCATTACTGGTGATGTGTTAGGAGCATCGGTTGAAGGAGTTGAATTGATGTTATGGATGACAATCTGGTTATTGCATTATTCCGTCATGGTATAA
- a CDS encoding histidine phosphatase family protein codes for MDDNLVIALFRHGITQENKRKAYLGWSDSPLSKEESLSIRPIKQSYDLYFSSDLERCIHTTKLLFPNENAICLSEFREMNFGKWEKKTYEQLKDRREYQRWLTDPFSQSPPDGELFSNFQCRVQSGWNKILNRMFDSNCSSAAVVTHGGVIRLLLSELSPVQKAFWEWTVSHGIGFELIFEKEALRRGERCTLLQEVPITAKEHG; via the coding sequence ATGGATGACAATCTGGTTATTGCATTATTCCGTCATGGTATAACACAAGAAAACAAACGGAAAGCGTATCTCGGCTGGTCCGATTCGCCTTTATCGAAAGAGGAATCATTGTCCATCCGTCCAATAAAACAGTCCTACGATCTTTATTTCTCAAGTGATTTGGAACGTTGTATACATACAACAAAACTTCTCTTTCCAAACGAGAATGCGATATGCCTGTCTGAATTTCGTGAGATGAACTTCGGTAAGTGGGAAAAGAAAACCTATGAGCAACTGAAGGATCGCAGGGAGTACCAAAGATGGTTAACGGATCCATTTTCACAGTCACCACCTGATGGAGAACTTTTCTCAAACTTTCAATGTCGGGTTCAATCTGGTTGGAACAAGATTTTGAATCGAATGTTTGACTCCAATTGTTCGAGTGCTGCGGTCGTAACCCATGGAGGCGTGATCAGGCTGTTATTGAGTGAATTATCACCGGTTCAAAAAGCGTTCTGGGAGTGGACTGTATCACATGGAATTGGATTTGAGCTTATTTTTGAAAAAGAGGCATTGAGGAGGGGAGAGCGATGCACTTTGTTACAGGAGGTGCCTATAACGGCAAAAGAACATGGGTGA
- a CDS encoding bifunctional adenosylcobinamide kinase/adenosylcobinamide-phosphate guanylyltransferase, whose product MHFVTGGAYNGKRTWVKNRYTLSKHSHFHWISAYDGKKLLENPLQINSQLLILEGIELWIKNLILDTDIDETRSRWTEKLTELQKWEYETSKNKVILIGTDISKGIVPLDIKDRTWRDVTGWCYQDTTKKADRVDLIWYGTHQRIK is encoded by the coding sequence ATGCACTTTGTTACAGGAGGTGCCTATAACGGCAAAAGAACATGGGTGAAAAATCGGTATACCTTATCCAAACACAGTCATTTCCATTGGATTTCAGCGTATGACGGTAAAAAGTTGCTGGAAAATCCGTTACAGATCAATTCTCAACTGTTGATTCTTGAGGGGATTGAACTATGGATCAAAAATTTGATTTTAGATACGGATATCGATGAGACAAGAAGTCGCTGGACTGAAAAATTAACTGAATTACAGAAATGGGAATACGAAACTTCAAAAAACAAAGTCATTCTGATTGGAACCGATATTTCTAAAGGAATCGTTCCTTTGGATATAAAGGATCGGACATGGCGGGATGTAACAGGTTGGTGTTATCAAGATACGACTAAAAAAGCTGATCGTGTCGATTTGATCTGGTATGGCACCCATCAACGAATCAAATAG
- a CDS encoding cob(I)yrinic acid a,c-diamide adenosyltransferase, translating to MRIYTRTGDKGQTSLIGGRVDKDDVRVEAYGTVDEVNCFVGQAMTELDPSLFQDVLADLEKIQHELFDCGGDLSNVSKKRELKLTKDAIPYLEEKIDSFIEEAPELERFILPGGSKPAATIHIARTVTRRAERLVVRLMKTEQEVPSIPLQFLNRLSDYFFALGRVINFRLNVKDVEYIRSAKVFKKGKRKSEET from the coding sequence ATGAGAATTTATACGCGTACAGGTGATAAAGGTCAAACAAGTCTGATTGGAGGTAGAGTCGATAAAGACGATGTCAGAGTAGAAGCCTATGGGACAGTTGATGAGGTAAATTGTTTTGTCGGACAAGCGATGACAGAACTAGATCCATCTTTATTTCAAGATGTTCTGGCAGACCTTGAAAAAATTCAGCATGAATTGTTCGACTGCGGTGGTGACTTGTCAAACGTTTCGAAAAAGAGGGAACTTAAACTTACAAAGGATGCAATCCCATACCTTGAAGAGAAAATCGATTCATTCATTGAAGAAGCTCCTGAATTGGAACGTTTCATCCTACCCGGCGGTTCAAAACCCGCCGCCACAATTCATATCGCACGTACAGTGACAAGACGGGCAGAACGATTGGTGGTACGTTTGATGAAAACAGAACAAGAGGTTCCAAGTATACCGCTGCAATTCTTAAACAGGTTGTCAGATTACTTTTTTGCACTTGGACGAGTCATCAACTTCCGTTTGAATGTCAAAGACGTAGAGTACATTCGAAGTGCGAAGGTCTTTAAAAAAGGGAAGCGCAAGAGTGAGGAAACATGA
- a CDS encoding ECF transporter S component, which translates to MTSKKLSLIALFTALSVAGATIKVPAIIGSIALDVFPALVIAILIGGSAGAIVACFGHLISALFGGMPLGPLHIMIALEMAILVWLFSKLYKNRNKVLAGFIFIIGNALIAPLPFMFLIDKPFYVSIVPSLLIGSSINAVITFLLAPHLQVIYVNAKQQEAER; encoded by the coding sequence ATGACCAGCAAGAAACTTAGCTTAATAGCATTATTCACTGCCTTATCCGTTGCTGGTGCAACTATTAAAGTACCAGCAATCATCGGAAGTATCGCTCTCGATGTTTTTCCGGCTTTGGTTATTGCTATTTTGATTGGTGGCAGCGCAGGGGCAATCGTGGCTTGTTTTGGACATCTCATTTCAGCTTTATTTGGTGGTATGCCGTTAGGTCCGTTGCATATCATGATTGCTCTTGAAATGGCAATATTAGTATGGCTTTTTTCAAAACTTTATAAAAATAGAAACAAGGTGCTTGCTGGATTCATTTTTATAATCGGGAATGCCCTTATTGCTCCGTTACCATTCATGTTCTTGATCGATAAACCTTTTTATGTTTCTATCGTCCCCTCCTTATTGATCGGTTCATCCATCAATGCAGTGATTACATTCCTCCTTGCTCCTCATTTGCAAGTCATCTATGTTAACGCTAAACAACAGGAAGCAGAACGATGA
- a CDS encoding ATP-binding protein gives MRNAIIIPIDKDEKLIIASDNSGAIGEKEMDAVKVGYDIVSYYSFRVAVMECMAAGGTPISVLLHNFCGDDEWGKLVKGVKKGLSDLGMEHVSISGSTESNFPLEQSAVGIVVIGKGKPPAQDIIHGGFEAAVIGSPLIGHEVIEQNQKVASLSIFNKILDLDDVYVWPVGSKGILHELKQINSQWSAQTSKHIDSDVDLNKPAGPSTCFIALYPSELSYSIKELTGSLYHPLNLMT, from the coding sequence ATGAGAAACGCGATCATCATCCCTATTGATAAAGATGAAAAGCTGATCATAGCAAGTGATAACAGTGGGGCGATAGGCGAAAAAGAAATGGATGCAGTAAAGGTTGGTTATGATATCGTCTCTTATTACTCGTTTCGAGTGGCAGTGATGGAATGTATGGCTGCGGGAGGAACCCCAATATCAGTCCTATTGCATAACTTTTGTGGTGATGACGAATGGGGAAAACTTGTAAAAGGAGTAAAGAAAGGCTTATCAGATTTAGGAATGGAACATGTATCAATTAGCGGCAGTACAGAAAGTAATTTTCCTTTGGAACAGTCCGCTGTAGGAATTGTTGTAATAGGAAAAGGAAAACCTCCTGCACAAGATATTATACATGGTGGTTTTGAAGCAGCTGTTATTGGAAGTCCGTTAATTGGACATGAAGTGATTGAGCAAAATCAAAAAGTCGCTTCATTATCGATTTTCAACAAGATCTTGGATTTAGATGACGTTTACGTATGGCCTGTCGGTTCAAAAGGGATCCTGCATGAATTGAAACAAATCAATTCTCAATGGTCAGCACAGACAAGTAAACACATAGACTCAGATGTCGATTTGAACAAACCTGCAGGACCATCAACATGCTTCATCGCATTGTATCCCTCAGAACTCAGCTATTCCATAAAAGAATTAACCGGAAGCTTGTACCATCCATTAAATCTAATGACCTGA
- a CDS encoding ribonuclease H-like YkuK family protein yields the protein MQMNGSFFADQPMTFKNLTYSHLTFDEVFNHIITFMKKEPLGNYKLMIGTDSHVYQNETIFITGLVIQRVGRGAWACYRKLRYPEPIRNLHQKISIETSLTEEVAFLFNESLKNKLVHIVLPHVYKGSSFCMEGHLDIGKGKRNKTREFVAEMVARIEAHGIEAKIKPESLVASSYANRYTK from the coding sequence ATGCAAATGAATGGCAGTTTCTTTGCAGACCAACCGATGACGTTTAAAAACTTGACATACTCCCATTTGACCTTTGATGAGGTATTCAATCACATTATAACCTTTATGAAAAAGGAACCGCTGGGTAACTATAAGCTGATGATCGGGACGGATTCCCATGTTTACCAGAATGAAACGATATTCATTACAGGATTGGTCATTCAAAGAGTTGGGAGAGGGGCATGGGCTTGTTATCGGAAATTACGCTACCCAGAACCAATCCGAAATTTACATCAAAAGATTTCAATTGAAACGTCACTGACCGAAGAAGTTGCATTTCTGTTCAATGAATCCTTGAAGAACAAATTAGTCCACATCGTTCTGCCTCATGTATATAAAGGATCGAGCTTCTGCATGGAAGGACACCTCGATATAGGAAAAGGAAAGCGTAACAAAACGAGGGAATTCGTTGCAGAAATGGTAGCAAGAATTGAAGCTCACGGCATTGAAGCGAAAATTAAACCAGAATCACTTGTAGCATCGAGTTATGCAAACCGCTATACCAAATAG
- a CDS encoding processed acidic surface protein, with the protein MKRFLTAFFITVFCVVTLPFNASAAPAEKELQSYLNEIGWTKEELTEYLDFHDFTLEDFEDMDDLKDFLGAVLTVDIMNELLEEYGMTHKEATKLLVSNGELEEGESILDVYTFRDDLDSDLYFYSLTPITDETLVELLDQYNMTLEELEALLAENDDELANYDTIEDLEFMLDFYINGPEIDMIEFDDLLNQIGFTDEEFEKLLSHFETLNYEDPTFLERLDNLANRMMAFEEFDTATELSGEQIAELLDIFSELLDLFELDVKFYLVKGDEVKAISLKALMSMEDTQGYDLKIELYNKNGEFLADFLFTAEMFGSEFVKEIGSDLKQTEKVVQKPVAKTVKGAKLPKTASHYVENTAAGIFAAMFGFILYRRFKVRNV; encoded by the coding sequence TTGAAGCGTTTCTTGACAGCATTTTTCATTACCGTATTTTGTGTTGTGACTTTACCTTTTAACGCTTCTGCTGCACCAGCAGAAAAAGAGCTTCAGAGCTATTTGAATGAAATTGGATGGACGAAGGAAGAGTTAACGGAATATCTTGATTTCCATGATTTTACCTTAGAAGATTTTGAAGACATGGATGATCTAAAAGACTTCCTTGGTGCGGTTTTGACAGTAGACATCATGAATGAATTGCTTGAAGAGTATGGAATGACGCATAAAGAAGCAACAAAACTACTTGTTTCAAACGGTGAATTGGAAGAAGGGGAAAGCATTCTGGATGTATACACGTTCAGAGATGATCTCGATAGCGATCTCTACTTCTACTCGTTAACACCTATTACAGATGAAACGTTGGTTGAGCTGCTTGATCAATATAATATGACGTTAGAAGAATTGGAAGCTCTCTTAGCAGAAAATGATGATGAACTTGCTAACTATGACACGATTGAAGATCTTGAATTCATGCTGGATTTCTATATAAATGGTCCTGAGATTGATATGATAGAGTTTGATGATCTTCTTAATCAAATTGGCTTCACAGATGAAGAGTTCGAAAAGTTATTGAGTCATTTCGAAACATTGAATTATGAGGATCCAACTTTTCTAGAAAGATTGGACAACCTTGCCAATCGAATGATGGCTTTTGAAGAGTTTGATACAGCTACTGAATTGAGTGGAGAGCAGATTGCTGAACTTCTGGATATTTTTAGCGAATTGCTCGATTTATTTGAGCTTGATGTAAAGTTTTATCTAGTCAAAGGGGATGAAGTGAAAGCAATCTCATTAAAGGCATTGATGTCCATGGAAGACACTCAAGGGTATGACCTTAAAATTGAACTTTACAACAAGAATGGAGAATTTCTTGCTGATTTCCTCTTCACGGCAGAGATGTTTGGATCAGAGTTTGTAAAAGAAATAGGCAGTGATTTGAAACAGACAGAAAAAGTCGTTCAGAAACCGGTAGCCAAAACAGTAAAAGGTGCAAAATTACCGAAAACAGCTTCACATTATGTAGAGAATACAGCTGCTGGTATTTTTGCAGCAATGTTCGGATTCATTCTATACCGAC